In Populus trichocarpa isolate Nisqually-1 chromosome 7, P.trichocarpa_v4.1, whole genome shotgun sequence, the following proteins share a genomic window:
- the LOC7469592 gene encoding protein SEMI-ROLLED LEAF 2 isoform X2, producing the protein MGVMSRRVVPACGSLCFFCPSLRARSRQPVKRYKKLLADILPRNQEAEPNDRKIGKLCEYASKNPLRIPKITDTLEQRFYKELRHENFGSVKVVVCIYRKLLSSCKEQMPLFASSLLSIVRTLLEQTGKDDLRLLACDVLVDFISCQMDGTYMFNLEGLIPKLCQLAQEAGNNERTLRLRSAGLQVLGSMVCFMGEQAHISMDFDSIISVTLENYIDFQMNPDTMEDQWVQGVLKTEDNGSSFPDISKKVSLSDLTTKPELDLAMDTSKSPSYWSRVCLCNMARLAKEATTIRRVLEPLFQNFDANNHWSLEKGVAYPVLTFLQSLLVESGENSHLLLSILVKHLDHKSVAKQPLLLVDIVNVTARLGQSAKQQATVAIIGAISDLMKHLRKCLQNSSESSSPKDGSDEMNADLQVALENCIAQLSNKVGDVGPILDTIAVFLENISATTVVARTTISAVHQTARIISSIPNISYHKKAFPDALFHQLLVAMAHPDHETRVGAHSVFSILLMPSLLSPWSDQNKKTSEAVSGFFGPSASQKRSKSFSFQDESNDNVDSMDGKSWEEGNPISDNSGKHDSHDRSNSFKHAVLDGKTLTSLRLSSHQVSLLLSSIWVQATSAENMPANFEAMGHTYNIALLFTRSKTSSHVALVRCFQLAFSLRSISLDQEGLQPSRRRSLFTLASFMLIFAARAGNLPELIPFVKVSLTEKTADPYLELVEDIKLQAIYVESDEGKIAYGSEDDGVAALKSLSCVEVDDSHLKETLISRFMTKFVKLSEDELSGIKQQLLQDFSPDDVYPLGGPLFMDTPRPCSPLARMEFQAFEEIMPAAALTDDETFTELNGSQSGRKTSISVHTLDILSVNELLESVLETARQVASSQVSSTPVPYDQMKSQCEALVTGKQQKMSILHSFKHQPEAKVFPSTDEKKDTSVHDVKVELLQCDLTLATRDQIRAPDQLALCSLEYGQNSFRLPPSSPYDKFLKAAGC; encoded by the exons ATGGGGGTTATGTCAAGACGGGTTGTGCCCGCCTGTGGTAGCCTGTGTTTCTTCTGTCCTTCACTGAGGGCAAGGTCAAGACAGCCCGTTAAGCGATACAAGAAGTTGCTTGCTGATATCTTGCCGCGTAATCAG GAGGCTGAACCAAATGATAGGAAAATCGGGAAGCTTTGCGAGTATGCTTCAAAGAACCCATTACGAATTCCCAAG ATTACTGATACCCTGGAGCAAAGATTTTACAAGGAGTTGCGGCATGAGAACTTTGGATCTGTAAAGGTTGTGGTGTGCATTTATAGGAAATTGCTATCGTCATGTAAGGAGCAGAT GCCTCTATTTGCCAGTAGTTTGTTGAGCATTGTTCGGACTCTTTTGGAGCAAACTGGGAAGGATGATTTACGGCTTCTGGCTTGCGATGTTCTTGTTGATTTTATAAGTTGCCAG atggaTGGCACATATATGTTCAACTTAGAAGGCCTCATTCCTAAGCTCTGTCAATTAGCACAAGAAGCTGGAAATAACGAAAGAACTCTACGTTTGCGTTCAGCAGGGCTGCAAGTGCTGGGCTCCATG gTGTGTTTCATGGGTGAGCAAGCTCACATCTCGATGGATTTTGACAGT ATTATATCAGTCACTTTGGAGAACTACATTGATTTCCAAATGAATCCAGATACAATGGAAGATCAATGGGTTCAAGGTGTGCTTAAAACAGAAGATAATGGCTCATCTTTCCCAGACATAAGCAAGAAGGTTTCCTTATCAGACCTTACAACCAAGCCTGAATTGGACCTTGCAAT GGATACTTCCAAGAGTCCATCTTACTGGTCTAGGGTATGTTTATGTAACATGGCTAGACTTGCGAAGGAAGCTACAACAATACGACGTGTTCTTGAACCTCTATTCCAGAACTTTGATGCTAACAATCACTGGTCCCTAGAAAAAGGAGTTGCCTATCCTGTTTTGACATTTTTGCAGTCGCTTCTGGTTGAATCAG GAGAAAACTCGCATTTGCTATTATCCATCCTGGTCAAGCACTTGGATCATAAGAGTGTCGCCAAACAACCACTTTTACTGGTAGACATTGTTAATGTCACAGCACGACTTGGACAAAGTGCAAAGCAGCAAGCCACAGTTGCTATCATTGGTGCAATATCTGACTTGATGAAACATTTACGAAAGTGCCTGCAAAATTCTTCTGAATCATCCAGCCCTAAGGATGGCAGCGATGAAATGAATGCTGATCTTCAGGTTGCCTTGGAAAACTGTATTGCACAGCTCTCAAATAAG GTGGGGGATGTGGGACCCATACTTGATACGATAGCTGTGTTCTTAGAGAATATTTCAGCCACTACTGTTGTAGCTAGAACAACTATCTCGGCTGTTCACCAAACTGCACGGATTATCTCTTCCATCCCTAACATATCATATCACAAAAAG GCTTTTCCTGATGCTTTATTCCATCAATTGCTTGTAGCAATGGCCCACCCAGACCATGAGACTAGAGTTGGAGCACATAGTGTCTTCTCTATCTTGCTTATGCCATCCTTGCTTTCTCCTTGGTCAGACCAGAATAAGAAAACCTCTGAAGCTGTTTCTGGGTTTTTTGGTCCATCAGCATCACAAAAGAGGAGTAAAAGTTTCTCCTTTCAGGATGAAAGCAACGATAATGTTGATTCAATGGATGGAAAATCATGGGAAGAAGGCAATCCAATATCAGATAACAGTGGAAAACATGATTCTCATGATCGTTCAAACAGCTTCAAGCATGCTGTCTTAGATGGAAAAACA CTAACTTCCCTTCGATTGAGTAGCCATCAAGTCAGTCTTCTGCTTTCATCAATATGGGTTCAGGCAACATCTGCAGAGAATATGCCCGCAAATTTTGAGGCCATGGGCCATACTTATAACATTGCTTTGCTTTTCACACGATCTAAG ACCTCAAGTCACGTGGCTCTAGTTCGGTGTTTTCAGCTGGCATTCTCACTTAGGAGCATCTCTCTggatcaagaag GTCTGCAGCCATCTCGCAGAAGGTCCCTCTTCACCTTGGCATCGTTCATGCTTATTTTTGCAGCAAGGGCAGGAAATCTCCCAGAGCTAATTCCTTTTGTTAAAGTCTCTCTAACGGAAAAAACA GCTGACCCTTATCTTGAATTAGTTGAAGATATCAAGCTGCAAGCTATTTATGTAGAATCTGATGAAGGGAAAATAGCATATGGTTCAGAGGATGATGGTGTTGCTGCTTTAAAATCTCTCTCATGCGTAGAAGTAGATGATAGTCATTTGAAGGAAACCCTGATATCCCGATTCATGACAAAATTTGTCAAATTATCAGAG GACGAGTTATCAGGCATAAAACAGCAACTTCTACAGGATTTTTCACCTGATGATGTATATCCTTTAGGAGGTCCCCTGTTTATGGATACACCTAGGCCATGTTCCCCTCTTGCCCGAATGGAGTTTCAGGCATTTGAAGAG ATTATGCCTGCAGCTGCCTTGACGGATGATGAAACCTTCACGGAACTTAATGGAAGCCAGTCAGGTCGCAAAACATCAATATCTGTCCATACACTTGACATTCTAAGTGTCAATGAACTTCTGGAATCA GTCCTGGAAACTGCTCGACAAGTTGCAAGCTCCCAGGTGTCCTCTACACCTGTACCTTATGACCAAATGAAGAGTCAGTGTGAAGCTCTCGTTACTGGTAAACAGCAGAAAATGTCTATACTACATAGTTTTAAGCATCAACCGGAAGCCAAGGTTTTCCCCAGCACAGATGAAAAGAAGGACACCTCAGTACATGATGTG AAAGTGGAGTTGCTGCAATGTGATCTAACATTAGCTACGAGGGATCAAATTAGAGCACCTGATCAACTCGCCCTCTGCTCACTCGAGTACGGACAAAATTCTTTCAGATTACCACCTTCAAGCCCTTATGACAAATTTTTGAAGGCGGCTGGATGTTGA
- the LOC7469592 gene encoding protein SEMI-ROLLED LEAF 2 isoform X1, translating into MGVMSRRVVPACGSLCFFCPSLRARSRQPVKRYKKLLADILPRNQEAEPNDRKIGKLCEYASKNPLRIPKITDTLEQRFYKELRHENFGSVKVVVCIYRKLLSSCKEQMPLFASSLLSIVRTLLEQTGKDDLRLLACDVLVDFISCQMDGTYMFNLEGLIPKLCQLAQEAGNNERTLRLRSAGLQVLGSMVCFMGEQAHISMDFDSIISVTLENYIDFQMNPDTMEDQWVQGVLKTEDNGSSFPDISKKVSLSDLTTKPELDLAMDTSKSPSYWSRVCLCNMARLAKEATTIRRVLEPLFQNFDANNHWSLEKGVAYPVLTFLQSLLVESGENSHLLLSILVKHLDHKSVAKQPLLLVDIVNVTARLGQSAKQQATVAIIGAISDLMKHLRKCLQNSSESSSPKDGSDEMNADLQVALENCIAQLSNKVGDVGPILDTIAVFLENISATTVVARTTISAVHQTARIISSIPNISYHKKAFPDALFHQLLVAMAHPDHETRVGAHSVFSILLMPSLLSPWSDQNKKTSEAVSGFFGPSASQKRSKSFSFQDESNDNVDSMDGKSWEEGNPISDNSGKHDSHDRSNSFKHAVLDGKTLTSLRLSSHQVSLLLSSIWVQATSAENMPANFEAMGHTYNIALLFTRSKTSSHVALVRCFQLAFSLRSISLDQEAGLQPSRRRSLFTLASFMLIFAARAGNLPELIPFVKVSLTEKTADPYLELVEDIKLQAIYVESDEGKIAYGSEDDGVAALKSLSCVEVDDSHLKETLISRFMTKFVKLSEDELSGIKQQLLQDFSPDDVYPLGGPLFMDTPRPCSPLARMEFQAFEEIMPAAALTDDETFTELNGSQSGRKTSISVHTLDILSVNELLESVLETARQVASSQVSSTPVPYDQMKSQCEALVTGKQQKMSILHSFKHQPEAKVFPSTDEKKDTSVHDVKVELLQCDLTLATRDQIRAPDQLALCSLEYGQNSFRLPPSSPYDKFLKAAGC; encoded by the exons ATGGGGGTTATGTCAAGACGGGTTGTGCCCGCCTGTGGTAGCCTGTGTTTCTTCTGTCCTTCACTGAGGGCAAGGTCAAGACAGCCCGTTAAGCGATACAAGAAGTTGCTTGCTGATATCTTGCCGCGTAATCAG GAGGCTGAACCAAATGATAGGAAAATCGGGAAGCTTTGCGAGTATGCTTCAAAGAACCCATTACGAATTCCCAAG ATTACTGATACCCTGGAGCAAAGATTTTACAAGGAGTTGCGGCATGAGAACTTTGGATCTGTAAAGGTTGTGGTGTGCATTTATAGGAAATTGCTATCGTCATGTAAGGAGCAGAT GCCTCTATTTGCCAGTAGTTTGTTGAGCATTGTTCGGACTCTTTTGGAGCAAACTGGGAAGGATGATTTACGGCTTCTGGCTTGCGATGTTCTTGTTGATTTTATAAGTTGCCAG atggaTGGCACATATATGTTCAACTTAGAAGGCCTCATTCCTAAGCTCTGTCAATTAGCACAAGAAGCTGGAAATAACGAAAGAACTCTACGTTTGCGTTCAGCAGGGCTGCAAGTGCTGGGCTCCATG gTGTGTTTCATGGGTGAGCAAGCTCACATCTCGATGGATTTTGACAGT ATTATATCAGTCACTTTGGAGAACTACATTGATTTCCAAATGAATCCAGATACAATGGAAGATCAATGGGTTCAAGGTGTGCTTAAAACAGAAGATAATGGCTCATCTTTCCCAGACATAAGCAAGAAGGTTTCCTTATCAGACCTTACAACCAAGCCTGAATTGGACCTTGCAAT GGATACTTCCAAGAGTCCATCTTACTGGTCTAGGGTATGTTTATGTAACATGGCTAGACTTGCGAAGGAAGCTACAACAATACGACGTGTTCTTGAACCTCTATTCCAGAACTTTGATGCTAACAATCACTGGTCCCTAGAAAAAGGAGTTGCCTATCCTGTTTTGACATTTTTGCAGTCGCTTCTGGTTGAATCAG GAGAAAACTCGCATTTGCTATTATCCATCCTGGTCAAGCACTTGGATCATAAGAGTGTCGCCAAACAACCACTTTTACTGGTAGACATTGTTAATGTCACAGCACGACTTGGACAAAGTGCAAAGCAGCAAGCCACAGTTGCTATCATTGGTGCAATATCTGACTTGATGAAACATTTACGAAAGTGCCTGCAAAATTCTTCTGAATCATCCAGCCCTAAGGATGGCAGCGATGAAATGAATGCTGATCTTCAGGTTGCCTTGGAAAACTGTATTGCACAGCTCTCAAATAAG GTGGGGGATGTGGGACCCATACTTGATACGATAGCTGTGTTCTTAGAGAATATTTCAGCCACTACTGTTGTAGCTAGAACAACTATCTCGGCTGTTCACCAAACTGCACGGATTATCTCTTCCATCCCTAACATATCATATCACAAAAAG GCTTTTCCTGATGCTTTATTCCATCAATTGCTTGTAGCAATGGCCCACCCAGACCATGAGACTAGAGTTGGAGCACATAGTGTCTTCTCTATCTTGCTTATGCCATCCTTGCTTTCTCCTTGGTCAGACCAGAATAAGAAAACCTCTGAAGCTGTTTCTGGGTTTTTTGGTCCATCAGCATCACAAAAGAGGAGTAAAAGTTTCTCCTTTCAGGATGAAAGCAACGATAATGTTGATTCAATGGATGGAAAATCATGGGAAGAAGGCAATCCAATATCAGATAACAGTGGAAAACATGATTCTCATGATCGTTCAAACAGCTTCAAGCATGCTGTCTTAGATGGAAAAACA CTAACTTCCCTTCGATTGAGTAGCCATCAAGTCAGTCTTCTGCTTTCATCAATATGGGTTCAGGCAACATCTGCAGAGAATATGCCCGCAAATTTTGAGGCCATGGGCCATACTTATAACATTGCTTTGCTTTTCACACGATCTAAG ACCTCAAGTCACGTGGCTCTAGTTCGGTGTTTTCAGCTGGCATTCTCACTTAGGAGCATCTCTCTggatcaagaag CAGGTCTGCAGCCATCTCGCAGAAGGTCCCTCTTCACCTTGGCATCGTTCATGCTTATTTTTGCAGCAAGGGCAGGAAATCTCCCAGAGCTAATTCCTTTTGTTAAAGTCTCTCTAACGGAAAAAACA GCTGACCCTTATCTTGAATTAGTTGAAGATATCAAGCTGCAAGCTATTTATGTAGAATCTGATGAAGGGAAAATAGCATATGGTTCAGAGGATGATGGTGTTGCTGCTTTAAAATCTCTCTCATGCGTAGAAGTAGATGATAGTCATTTGAAGGAAACCCTGATATCCCGATTCATGACAAAATTTGTCAAATTATCAGAG GACGAGTTATCAGGCATAAAACAGCAACTTCTACAGGATTTTTCACCTGATGATGTATATCCTTTAGGAGGTCCCCTGTTTATGGATACACCTAGGCCATGTTCCCCTCTTGCCCGAATGGAGTTTCAGGCATTTGAAGAG ATTATGCCTGCAGCTGCCTTGACGGATGATGAAACCTTCACGGAACTTAATGGAAGCCAGTCAGGTCGCAAAACATCAATATCTGTCCATACACTTGACATTCTAAGTGTCAATGAACTTCTGGAATCA GTCCTGGAAACTGCTCGACAAGTTGCAAGCTCCCAGGTGTCCTCTACACCTGTACCTTATGACCAAATGAAGAGTCAGTGTGAAGCTCTCGTTACTGGTAAACAGCAGAAAATGTCTATACTACATAGTTTTAAGCATCAACCGGAAGCCAAGGTTTTCCCCAGCACAGATGAAAAGAAGGACACCTCAGTACATGATGTG AAAGTGGAGTTGCTGCAATGTGATCTAACATTAGCTACGAGGGATCAAATTAGAGCACCTGATCAACTCGCCCTCTGCTCACTCGAGTACGGACAAAATTCTTTCAGATTACCACCTTCAAGCCCTTATGACAAATTTTTGAAGGCGGCTGGATGTTGA